Proteins encoded together in one Balaenoptera ricei isolate mBalRic1 chromosome 2, mBalRic1.hap2, whole genome shotgun sequence window:
- the SALL2 gene encoding sal-like protein 2 isoform X1 yields MSRRKQRKPQQLISDCEGPSASENGDASEEDHPQVCAKCCAQFTDPAEFLAHQNACSPDPPVMVIIGGQENPNNSSTSSEPRPEGHSSPQVMEAEQSNPSDSGSSVPTDPTWGPERRGEESSGHFLVAATGTAAGGGGGLILASPKLGATPLPPESTPAPPPPPPPPPPPGVGSGHLNIPLILEELRVLQQRQIHQMQMTEQICRQVLLLGSLGQTVGTPSSPSELPGTGATSSTKPLLPLFSPIKPVQTGKTLAPSSTSSSSGAETPKQAFFHLYHPLGSQHPFAAGGVGRSHKPTPAPSPALSGSTDQLIASPHLAFPGTTGLLAAQCLGAARGLEATASPGLLKPKNGGGELGYGELMGPLEKPGGRHKCRFCAKVFGSDSALQIHLRSHTGERPYKCNVCGNRFTTRGNLKVHFHRHREKYPHVQMNPHPVPEHLDYVITSSGLPYGMSVPPEKAEEEAAVPGGGVERKPLVASTTALSATESLTLLSTGAGTATAPALPAFNKFVLMKAVEPKSKADENTPPGSEGSAIAGVAESGTATRMQLSKLVTSLPSWALLTNHFKSTGSFPFPYVLEPLGASPSETSKLQQLVEKIDRQGAVAAASTASGAPTTSAPATSSSASSGPNQCVICLRVLSCPRALRLHYGQHGGERPFKCKVCGRAFSTRGNLRAHFVGHKASPAARAQNSCPICQKKFTNAVTLQQHVRMHLGGQIPNGGTTLPEGGGTAQENGPEQSAVSGAGSFPQQPSQQPSPEEELSEEDEEDDEEEEDVTDEDSLAGRGSESGGEKAISVRGDSEEASGAEEEVGTVVAVATAGKEMDSNEKTIQQPSLPPPPPPPDSLDRTQPVEQGGSDVAGGTEEGAKPERSASPVSALVLEGEGSSPTLVEELSLQEAMRKEPGESSSRKACEVCGQTFPTQAALEEHQKTHPKEGPLFTCVFCRQGFLERATLKKHILLAHHQALHHQCCLAQELWLRSCLQQWDPEKPRRRDSPLLLFWPLASKTVPEKAHRRREVANCTFLLLPPAPEGADSEDATISVSGGSAPGCREKRRA; encoded by the exons ATGTCTCGGCGAAAGCAGCGGAAACCCCAACAGTTAATCTCGGACTGCGAAGGTCCCAGCGCGTCTGAGAACG GTGATGCTAGCGAGGAGGACCACCCCCAAGTCTGTGCCAAGTGCTGCGCACAATTCACTGACCCAGCTGAATTCCTCGCCCACCAGAACGCATGTTCTCCTGACCCCCCTGTAATGGTGATAATTGGGGGCCAGGAGAACCCCAACAACTCTTCGACCTCTTCTGAACCCCGGCCTGAGGGCCACAGCAGTCCCCAGGTCATGGAGGCCGAGCAGAGCAACCCCTCGGATTCTGGGTCCTCTGTACCCACGGATCCCACCTGGGGCCCAGAGCGGAGGGGAGAGGAGTCTTCGGGGCACTTTCTCGTAGCTGCCACAGGTACAgcagctgggggaggtgggggcctGATCTTGGCCAGCCCTAAGCTAGGAGCAACTCCATTACCTCCAGAATCCACTCCTGCAcccccccctcctccacctcctcctccgccCCCAGGTGTAGGCAGCGGCCACTTGAACATCCCTCTGATCTTGGAAGAGCTCCGGGTACTGCAGCAGCGGCAGATCCATCAGATGCAGATGACTGAGCAAATCTGCCGGCAGGTGCTGCTACTTGGCTCCTTAGGCCAGACAGTGGGCACCCCTTCCAGCCCCTCCGAGTTACCTGGGACAGGCGCCACCTCCTCCACCAAGCCCTTGCTCCCCCTCTTCAGCCCCATCAAGCCTGTCCAAACTGGCAAGACACTGGCgccttcctccacctcctcctcctcaggggCGGAAACACCCAAGCAGGCTTTCTTCCACCTTTATCATCCACTGGGGTCACAGCACCCTTTTGCTGCCGGAGGGGTCGGGCGAAGCCACaaacccacccctgccccctccccggcccTGTCAGGCAGCACAGATCAGCTGATTGCCTCGCCTCATCTGGCATTCCCAGGCACCACGGGACTACTGGCAGCACAGTGTCTTGGGGCAGCCCGGGGCCTCGAGGCTACTGCCTCCCCAGGGCTCCTGAAGCCAAAGAATGGAGGTGGTGAGCTGGGCTATGGGGAATTGATGGGTCCCTTGGAGAAGCCCGGTGGACGGCACAAGTGCCGCTTCTGTGCCAAAGTATTTGGCAGTGACAGTGCCCTGCAGATCCACCTGCGTTCCCACACAGGTGAGAGGCCCTATAAGTGTAATGTCTGTGGCAACCGCTTTACCACGCGTGGCAACCTCAAAGTGCATTTCCACCGGCATCGGGAGAAGTACCCGCACGTGCAGATGAACCCTCACCCGGTACCAGAGCATCTGGACTACGTCATCACCAGCAGCGGCCTGCCCTACGGTATGTCCGTGCCGCCAGAGAAGGCTGAGGAGGAGGCGGCCGTGCCAGGTGGCGGTGTGGAACGCAAGCCTCTGGTGGCCTCCACCACGGCACTCAGTGCCACAGAGAGCCTGACGCTGCTCTCCACCGGGGCAGGCACAGCCACGGCTCCTGCGCTCCCTGCTTTCAATAAGTTCGTGCTCATGAAAGCGGTAGAGCCAAAGAGTAAAGCTGATGAAAACACCCCACCCGGGAGCGAGGGCTCGGCCATCGCCGGGGTGGCAGAAAGTGGCACAGCAACCCGCATGCAGCTAAGTAAGCTGGTGACTTCGCTACCCAGCTGGGCCCTGCTCACCAACCACTTTAAGTCCACTGGTAGCTTCCCCTTTCCTTATGTGCTAGAGCCCTTGGGGGCTTCACCCTCTGAGACCTCCAAGCTGCAGCAACTGGTAGAGAAGATCGACCGTCAGGGAGCCGTGGCAGCGGCCTCTACTGCTTCGGGAGCCCCCACAACCTCTGCCCCTGCAACTTCATCCTCAGCCTCATCGGGACCTAACCAGTGTGTCATTTGTCTCCGCGTGCTGAGCTGTCCTCGAGCGCTGCGCCTGCATTACGGCCAACATGGAGGTGAGCGGCCCTTTAAGTGCAAAGTGTGTGGCAGAGCTTTCTCTACCCGGGGCAATCTGCGTGCACATTTCGTGGGCCACAAGGCTAGTCCAGCTGCCCGGGCTCAGAACTCCTGCCCCATTTGCCAGAAGAAGTTCACCAATGCTGTTACTCTGCAGCAGCATGTTCGGATGCACCTGGGGGGCCAGATCCCCAACGGTGGTACCACGCTCCCTGAAGGTGGGGGAACTGCCCAGGAGAACGGCCCTGAGCAGTCTGCAGTCTCTGGGGCGGGGAGCTTCCCGCAGCAGCCATCCCAGCAGCCATCCCCAGAAGAGGAGTTGTCCGAAGAGGACGAAGAGGACGACGAAGAAGAGGAAGACGTGACTGATGAAGATTCCCTGGCAGGGAGAGGCTCCGAGAGTGGAGGTGAGAAGGCGATATCAGTGCGTGGTGATTCAGAAGAGGCCTCCGGGGCAGAGGAGGAAGTGGGAACTGTGGTGGCAGTGGCCACAGCTGGGAAGGAGATGGACAGTAATGAGAAAACGATTCAACAGCCTtctctgccgccgccgccgccgccgcctgacAGCCTGGATCGAACGCAGCCAGTGGAGCAGGGCGGCAGTGATGTTGCAGGAGGCACAGAAGAGGGGGCCAAACCGGAGAGGAGCGCCAGCCCAGTGTCAGCGTTGGTCCTAGAAGGGGAAGGCAGCAGCCCCACCTTGGTGGAGGAGCTGAGCCTGCAGGAAGCGATGAGAAAGGAACCCGGAGAGAGCAGTAGCAGAAAGGCCTGTGAGGTGTGTGGCCAGACCTTTCCCACCCAGGCGGCTCTGGAGGAGCATCAGAAGACCCACCCCAAGGAGGGGCCGCTCTTCACTTGTGTTTTCTGCAGGCAGGGCTTTCTCGAACGGGCTACCCTCAAGAAGCATATTCTGCTGGCTCACCACCAG GCCCTGCACCACCAGTGCTGTTTGGCCCAGGAACTGTGGCTGAGAAGTTGCCTCCAGCAATGGGATCCAGAGAAGCCAAGGAGAAGAgattcccccctcctcctcttttggCCTCTGGCATCCAAGACAGTGCCTGAGAAAGCCCATCGTAGAAGAGAAGTAGCAAACTGTacatttcttctccttccccctgcTCCAGAAGGTGCCGACAGTGAAGATGCAACAATATCAGTATCTGGTGGCTCAGCCCCAGGGTGTAGGGAGAAACGAAGGGCATAG
- the SALL2 gene encoding sal-like protein 2 isoform X7, whose amino-acid sequence MSRRKQRKPQQLISDCEGPSASENGDASEEDHPQVCAKCCAQFTDPAEFLAHQNACSPDPPVMVIIGGQENPNNSSTSSEPRPEGHSSPQVMEAEQSNPSDSGSSVPTDPTWGPERRGEESSGHFLVAATGTAAGGGGGLILASPKLGATPLPPESTPAPPPPPPPPPPPGVGSGHLNIPLILEELRVLQQRQIHQMQMTEQICRQVLLLGSLGQTVGTPSSPSELPGTGATSSTKPLLPLFSPIKPVQTGKTLAPSSTSSSSGAETPKQAFFHLYHPLGSQHPFAAGGVGRSHKPTPAPSPALSGSTDQLIASPHLAFPGTTGLLAAQCLGAARGLEATASPGLLKPKNGGGELGYGELMGPLEKPGGRHKCRFCAKVFGSDSALQIHLRSHTGERPYKCNVCGNRFTTRGNLKVHFHRHREKYPHVQMNPHPVPEHLDYVITSSGLPYGMSVPPEKAEEEAAVPGGGVERKPLVASTTALSATESLTLLSTGAGTATAPALPAFNKFVLMKAVEPKSKADENTPPGSEGSAIAGVAESGTATRMQLSKLVTSLPSWALLTNHFKSTGSFPFPYVLEPLGASPSETSKLQQLVEKIDRQGAVAAASTASGAPTTSAPATSSSASSGPNQCVICLRVLSCPRALRLHYGQHGGERPFKCKVCGRAFSTRGNLRAHFVGHKASPAARAQNSCPICQKKFTNAVTLQQHVRMHLGGQIPNGGTTLPEGGGTAQENGPEQSAVSGAGSFPQQPSQQPSPEEELSEEDEEDDEEEEDVTDEDSLAGRGSESGGEKAISVRGDSEEASGAEEEVGTVVAVATAGKEMDSNEKTIQQPSLPPPPPPPDSLDRTQPVEQGGSDVAGGTEEGAKPERSASPVSALVLEGEGSSPTLVEELSLQEAMRKEPGESSSRKACEVCGQTFPTQAALEEHQKTHPKEGPLFTCVFCRQGFLERATLKKHILLAHHQVHLSTHIWNYSPARRASSCPWRA is encoded by the exons ATGTCTCGGCGAAAGCAGCGGAAACCCCAACAGTTAATCTCGGACTGCGAAGGTCCCAGCGCGTCTGAGAACG GTGATGCTAGCGAGGAGGACCACCCCCAAGTCTGTGCCAAGTGCTGCGCACAATTCACTGACCCAGCTGAATTCCTCGCCCACCAGAACGCATGTTCTCCTGACCCCCCTGTAATGGTGATAATTGGGGGCCAGGAGAACCCCAACAACTCTTCGACCTCTTCTGAACCCCGGCCTGAGGGCCACAGCAGTCCCCAGGTCATGGAGGCCGAGCAGAGCAACCCCTCGGATTCTGGGTCCTCTGTACCCACGGATCCCACCTGGGGCCCAGAGCGGAGGGGAGAGGAGTCTTCGGGGCACTTTCTCGTAGCTGCCACAGGTACAgcagctgggggaggtgggggcctGATCTTGGCCAGCCCTAAGCTAGGAGCAACTCCATTACCTCCAGAATCCACTCCTGCAcccccccctcctccacctcctcctccgccCCCAGGTGTAGGCAGCGGCCACTTGAACATCCCTCTGATCTTGGAAGAGCTCCGGGTACTGCAGCAGCGGCAGATCCATCAGATGCAGATGACTGAGCAAATCTGCCGGCAGGTGCTGCTACTTGGCTCCTTAGGCCAGACAGTGGGCACCCCTTCCAGCCCCTCCGAGTTACCTGGGACAGGCGCCACCTCCTCCACCAAGCCCTTGCTCCCCCTCTTCAGCCCCATCAAGCCTGTCCAAACTGGCAAGACACTGGCgccttcctccacctcctcctcctcaggggCGGAAACACCCAAGCAGGCTTTCTTCCACCTTTATCATCCACTGGGGTCACAGCACCCTTTTGCTGCCGGAGGGGTCGGGCGAAGCCACaaacccacccctgccccctccccggcccTGTCAGGCAGCACAGATCAGCTGATTGCCTCGCCTCATCTGGCATTCCCAGGCACCACGGGACTACTGGCAGCACAGTGTCTTGGGGCAGCCCGGGGCCTCGAGGCTACTGCCTCCCCAGGGCTCCTGAAGCCAAAGAATGGAGGTGGTGAGCTGGGCTATGGGGAATTGATGGGTCCCTTGGAGAAGCCCGGTGGACGGCACAAGTGCCGCTTCTGTGCCAAAGTATTTGGCAGTGACAGTGCCCTGCAGATCCACCTGCGTTCCCACACAGGTGAGAGGCCCTATAAGTGTAATGTCTGTGGCAACCGCTTTACCACGCGTGGCAACCTCAAAGTGCATTTCCACCGGCATCGGGAGAAGTACCCGCACGTGCAGATGAACCCTCACCCGGTACCAGAGCATCTGGACTACGTCATCACCAGCAGCGGCCTGCCCTACGGTATGTCCGTGCCGCCAGAGAAGGCTGAGGAGGAGGCGGCCGTGCCAGGTGGCGGTGTGGAACGCAAGCCTCTGGTGGCCTCCACCACGGCACTCAGTGCCACAGAGAGCCTGACGCTGCTCTCCACCGGGGCAGGCACAGCCACGGCTCCTGCGCTCCCTGCTTTCAATAAGTTCGTGCTCATGAAAGCGGTAGAGCCAAAGAGTAAAGCTGATGAAAACACCCCACCCGGGAGCGAGGGCTCGGCCATCGCCGGGGTGGCAGAAAGTGGCACAGCAACCCGCATGCAGCTAAGTAAGCTGGTGACTTCGCTACCCAGCTGGGCCCTGCTCACCAACCACTTTAAGTCCACTGGTAGCTTCCCCTTTCCTTATGTGCTAGAGCCCTTGGGGGCTTCACCCTCTGAGACCTCCAAGCTGCAGCAACTGGTAGAGAAGATCGACCGTCAGGGAGCCGTGGCAGCGGCCTCTACTGCTTCGGGAGCCCCCACAACCTCTGCCCCTGCAACTTCATCCTCAGCCTCATCGGGACCTAACCAGTGTGTCATTTGTCTCCGCGTGCTGAGCTGTCCTCGAGCGCTGCGCCTGCATTACGGCCAACATGGAGGTGAGCGGCCCTTTAAGTGCAAAGTGTGTGGCAGAGCTTTCTCTACCCGGGGCAATCTGCGTGCACATTTCGTGGGCCACAAGGCTAGTCCAGCTGCCCGGGCTCAGAACTCCTGCCCCATTTGCCAGAAGAAGTTCACCAATGCTGTTACTCTGCAGCAGCATGTTCGGATGCACCTGGGGGGCCAGATCCCCAACGGTGGTACCACGCTCCCTGAAGGTGGGGGAACTGCCCAGGAGAACGGCCCTGAGCAGTCTGCAGTCTCTGGGGCGGGGAGCTTCCCGCAGCAGCCATCCCAGCAGCCATCCCCAGAAGAGGAGTTGTCCGAAGAGGACGAAGAGGACGACGAAGAAGAGGAAGACGTGACTGATGAAGATTCCCTGGCAGGGAGAGGCTCCGAGAGTGGAGGTGAGAAGGCGATATCAGTGCGTGGTGATTCAGAAGAGGCCTCCGGGGCAGAGGAGGAAGTGGGAACTGTGGTGGCAGTGGCCACAGCTGGGAAGGAGATGGACAGTAATGAGAAAACGATTCAACAGCCTtctctgccgccgccgccgccgccgcctgacAGCCTGGATCGAACGCAGCCAGTGGAGCAGGGCGGCAGTGATGTTGCAGGAGGCACAGAAGAGGGGGCCAAACCGGAGAGGAGCGCCAGCCCAGTGTCAGCGTTGGTCCTAGAAGGGGAAGGCAGCAGCCCCACCTTGGTGGAGGAGCTGAGCCTGCAGGAAGCGATGAGAAAGGAACCCGGAGAGAGCAGTAGCAGAAAGGCCTGTGAGGTGTGTGGCCAGACCTTTCCCACCCAGGCGGCTCTGGAGGAGCATCAGAAGACCCACCCCAAGGAGGGGCCGCTCTTCACTTGTGTTTTCTGCAGGCAGGGCTTTCTCGAACGGGCTACCCTCAAGAAGCATATTCTGCTGGCTCACCACCAG GTGCATCTGAGCACCCACATTTGGAATTATAGCCCAGCCCGAAGGGCCAGCAGCTGTCCCTGGAGGGCCTAG
- the SALL2 gene encoding sal-like protein 2 isoform X8 — protein MSRRKQRKPQQLISDCEGPSASENGDASEEDHPQVCAKCCAQFTDPAEFLAHQNACSPDPPVMVIIGGQENPNNSSTSSEPRPEGHSSPQVMEAEQSNPSDSGSSVPTDPTWGPERRGEESSGHFLVAATGTAAGGGGGLILASPKLGATPLPPESTPAPPPPPPPPPPPGVGSGHLNIPLILEELRVLQQRQIHQMQMTEQICRQVLLLGSLGQTVGTPSSPSELPGTGATSSTKPLLPLFSPIKPVQTGKTLAPSSTSSSSGAETPKQAFFHLYHPLGSQHPFAAGGVGRSHKPTPAPSPALSGSTDQLIASPHLAFPGTTGLLAAQCLGAARGLEATASPGLLKPKNGGGELGYGELMGPLEKPGGRHKCRFCAKVFGSDSALQIHLRSHTGERPYKCNVCGNRFTTRGNLKVHFHRHREKYPHVQMNPHPVPEHLDYVITSSGLPYGMSVPPEKAEEEAAVPGGGVERKPLVASTTALSATESLTLLSTGAGTATAPALPAFNKFVLMKAVEPKSKADENTPPGSEGSAIAGVAESGTATRMQLSKLVTSLPSWALLTNHFKSTGSFPFPYVLEPLGASPSETSKLQQLVEKIDRQGAVAAASTASGAPTTSAPATSSSASSGPNQCVICLRVLSCPRALRLHYGQHGGERPFKCKVCGRAFSTRGNLRAHFVGHKASPAARAQNSCPICQKKFTNAVTLQQHVRMHLGGQIPNGGTTLPEGGGTAQENGPEQSAVSGAGSFPQQPSQQPSPEEELSEEDEEDDEEEEDVTDEDSLAGRGSESGGEKAISVRGDSEEASGAEEEVGTVVAVATAGKEMDSNEKTIQQPSLPPPPPPPDSLDRTQPVEQGGSDVAGGTEEGAKPERSASPVSALVLEGEGSSPTLVEELSLQEAMRKEPGESSSRKACEAGLSRTGYPQEAYSAGSPPGPAPPVLFGPGTVAEKLPPAMGSREAKEKRFPPPPLLASGIQDSA, from the exons ATGTCTCGGCGAAAGCAGCGGAAACCCCAACAGTTAATCTCGGACTGCGAAGGTCCCAGCGCGTCTGAGAACG GTGATGCTAGCGAGGAGGACCACCCCCAAGTCTGTGCCAAGTGCTGCGCACAATTCACTGACCCAGCTGAATTCCTCGCCCACCAGAACGCATGTTCTCCTGACCCCCCTGTAATGGTGATAATTGGGGGCCAGGAGAACCCCAACAACTCTTCGACCTCTTCTGAACCCCGGCCTGAGGGCCACAGCAGTCCCCAGGTCATGGAGGCCGAGCAGAGCAACCCCTCGGATTCTGGGTCCTCTGTACCCACGGATCCCACCTGGGGCCCAGAGCGGAGGGGAGAGGAGTCTTCGGGGCACTTTCTCGTAGCTGCCACAGGTACAgcagctgggggaggtgggggcctGATCTTGGCCAGCCCTAAGCTAGGAGCAACTCCATTACCTCCAGAATCCACTCCTGCAcccccccctcctccacctcctcctccgccCCCAGGTGTAGGCAGCGGCCACTTGAACATCCCTCTGATCTTGGAAGAGCTCCGGGTACTGCAGCAGCGGCAGATCCATCAGATGCAGATGACTGAGCAAATCTGCCGGCAGGTGCTGCTACTTGGCTCCTTAGGCCAGACAGTGGGCACCCCTTCCAGCCCCTCCGAGTTACCTGGGACAGGCGCCACCTCCTCCACCAAGCCCTTGCTCCCCCTCTTCAGCCCCATCAAGCCTGTCCAAACTGGCAAGACACTGGCgccttcctccacctcctcctcctcaggggCGGAAACACCCAAGCAGGCTTTCTTCCACCTTTATCATCCACTGGGGTCACAGCACCCTTTTGCTGCCGGAGGGGTCGGGCGAAGCCACaaacccacccctgccccctccccggcccTGTCAGGCAGCACAGATCAGCTGATTGCCTCGCCTCATCTGGCATTCCCAGGCACCACGGGACTACTGGCAGCACAGTGTCTTGGGGCAGCCCGGGGCCTCGAGGCTACTGCCTCCCCAGGGCTCCTGAAGCCAAAGAATGGAGGTGGTGAGCTGGGCTATGGGGAATTGATGGGTCCCTTGGAGAAGCCCGGTGGACGGCACAAGTGCCGCTTCTGTGCCAAAGTATTTGGCAGTGACAGTGCCCTGCAGATCCACCTGCGTTCCCACACAGGTGAGAGGCCCTATAAGTGTAATGTCTGTGGCAACCGCTTTACCACGCGTGGCAACCTCAAAGTGCATTTCCACCGGCATCGGGAGAAGTACCCGCACGTGCAGATGAACCCTCACCCGGTACCAGAGCATCTGGACTACGTCATCACCAGCAGCGGCCTGCCCTACGGTATGTCCGTGCCGCCAGAGAAGGCTGAGGAGGAGGCGGCCGTGCCAGGTGGCGGTGTGGAACGCAAGCCTCTGGTGGCCTCCACCACGGCACTCAGTGCCACAGAGAGCCTGACGCTGCTCTCCACCGGGGCAGGCACAGCCACGGCTCCTGCGCTCCCTGCTTTCAATAAGTTCGTGCTCATGAAAGCGGTAGAGCCAAAGAGTAAAGCTGATGAAAACACCCCACCCGGGAGCGAGGGCTCGGCCATCGCCGGGGTGGCAGAAAGTGGCACAGCAACCCGCATGCAGCTAAGTAAGCTGGTGACTTCGCTACCCAGCTGGGCCCTGCTCACCAACCACTTTAAGTCCACTGGTAGCTTCCCCTTTCCTTATGTGCTAGAGCCCTTGGGGGCTTCACCCTCTGAGACCTCCAAGCTGCAGCAACTGGTAGAGAAGATCGACCGTCAGGGAGCCGTGGCAGCGGCCTCTACTGCTTCGGGAGCCCCCACAACCTCTGCCCCTGCAACTTCATCCTCAGCCTCATCGGGACCTAACCAGTGTGTCATTTGTCTCCGCGTGCTGAGCTGTCCTCGAGCGCTGCGCCTGCATTACGGCCAACATGGAGGTGAGCGGCCCTTTAAGTGCAAAGTGTGTGGCAGAGCTTTCTCTACCCGGGGCAATCTGCGTGCACATTTCGTGGGCCACAAGGCTAGTCCAGCTGCCCGGGCTCAGAACTCCTGCCCCATTTGCCAGAAGAAGTTCACCAATGCTGTTACTCTGCAGCAGCATGTTCGGATGCACCTGGGGGGCCAGATCCCCAACGGTGGTACCACGCTCCCTGAAGGTGGGGGAACTGCCCAGGAGAACGGCCCTGAGCAGTCTGCAGTCTCTGGGGCGGGGAGCTTCCCGCAGCAGCCATCCCAGCAGCCATCCCCAGAAGAGGAGTTGTCCGAAGAGGACGAAGAGGACGACGAAGAAGAGGAAGACGTGACTGATGAAGATTCCCTGGCAGGGAGAGGCTCCGAGAGTGGAGGTGAGAAGGCGATATCAGTGCGTGGTGATTCAGAAGAGGCCTCCGGGGCAGAGGAGGAAGTGGGAACTGTGGTGGCAGTGGCCACAGCTGGGAAGGAGATGGACAGTAATGAGAAAACGATTCAACAGCCTtctctgccgccgccgccgccgccgcctgacAGCCTGGATCGAACGCAGCCAGTGGAGCAGGGCGGCAGTGATGTTGCAGGAGGCACAGAAGAGGGGGCCAAACCGGAGAGGAGCGCCAGCCCAGTGTCAGCGTTGGTCCTAGAAGGGGAAGGCAGCAGCCCCACCTTGGTGGAGGAGCTGAGCCTGCAGGAAGCGATGAGAAAGGAACCCGGAGAGAGCAGTAGCAGAAAGGCCTGTGAG GCAGGGCTTTCTCGAACGGGCTACCCTCAAGAAGCATATTCTGCTGGCTCACCACCAG GCCCTGCACCACCAGTGCTGTTTGGCCCAGGAACTGTGGCTGAGAAGTTGCCTCCAGCAATGGGATCCAGAGAAGCCAAGGAGAAGAgattcccccctcctcctcttttggCCTCTGGCATCCAAGACAGTGCCTGA